Genomic segment of Xenopus laevis strain J_2021 chromosome 4S, Xenopus_laevis_v10.1, whole genome shotgun sequence:
tataaatttttagcaccatgtaaaagcaacaccatatattactcataattgccttcaaagttagggttttttcatttgtcctatatgtctccttcaagcattcaatttgggggtatagttttcctttaaaggtgagaCATTCCCTTGCATGTGTGTATtggtttcacatattttttttccacacaaagAACATTGTGTCCAATCCCTTCAGATCCCACCCCACCCTCAGTGCTGCCTTAGGGGATTCCATGAATGCACCGGTGCAGGTGATTTCTTTGCATGGATATACAGTACTCACAAGGATTGTGCGAAAATCGCCTGCAGTTTCATGTGATTCACAGTCAGGAGAGGCAGCAACTGGAGGGGACTTGTGGGTGTTGTGAAGGcaaattttagcaaaaaaaaggtcaaaatggAGAAGAAACTGCGGGTGCCACAGGCCTTTTCTACATCATTAGTAAAGTATTTTAAGTAAAAATTGTCGCCAAattgcaaatgcattaaaattaagAATGAATTACACGAAATCTGAAAATTTGCCGAAAACCGCAGGACACACACACAGCCTAGAGATGAAATTAGATGCCTATCCAAGGTAATGGCTGACCAGGGCACTGTGGATCACTGCAGGTATCCTGAGATGGGTACAATGCTGTGcagttactagggatgcatcaaatctactattttaggattctACATAAGCCCAAATTGTTCATGAAAGAATCGGCCAACTCAAAATCCTATTTGGTTTGGCTCgacacttggatttggccaaaacccGAATATTGAAAGAATCCTggatcagtgcatccctagcagttagggtaggactacacggatgattttggagcgatccgacgctctgcacaaaaacgcaggagtcaaatcggatgcaacggaaataaggtaagcgaatgcattgtcggatgaagtcgaaTCGCTGATCCgatgcgactgtcggatgcagacgcagtgcgAAGCATCTGCACCCGACAGacgcgtttttgcgcagcgcaacggatcgctccaaaatcgtccatgtagtcctacccttactatTAGGTGTAACTATTTATGAGCAGTTTTAACTAGGACATGAGTAAAAAcaattgcagtttaaaaaggtaaaatgtgTTGCTCTGCAAAGCAATGCTCTCCTCTTCCAACAGACCTGCttgttatattctgtatattctgcCGAACCCCAAATCGTTCATGAAAGTTTCGGCCAACtctaaaccctaatttgcctAGCAAATTCAGGCACAGAAGGGTTACAGGGAACTACGTGCGCAGCACACAGTAAAGAAATGTCAATGTCTTtggttgtgtgacaaaaagtcacctgattttaaggattcggttcggttagACAAAACCCGGATACTGCCTGAATATTGAAATAATCCTAGATCAGGGCATCCCCAGCAGTTACTATTAGGTGTAACTATTTTTGAGCAGTTTTAACTAGGACATGAGTATAAACACTTTGCCGtttaaaaaggtaaaatgtgTATGCTCTGCGCATCCAACAGGCCTGCTTGTTATTGTTCTGtatgttattaaagaaaaaacacaaggACCTGCAGATACTACAGGTAGCAGAGACATGCTCTGCAGATTTTCCAGGGAGAAAAATAAGGTGATGTACTATATTTTCTATAATCATTGGCATTGGGATAAGGGTGAGCCCACCTTTATCAGCCTGGATTTGAACCTCTCATAGAGGCTACAGTGCAGGATGCCTGGGGGGAATTAAATCCAACTGAAATGCCTTTACATCATTActcaacatataggggcacatttactattggttgaatatcgacggttaattaaccctcgatattcgaccctcgaagttaaatcctttgacttcgaatatcgaagtcttaGGATTTagaattcgttcgatcgaacggttgaAGGAATAATcatccgatcgaacgattaaatccttcgaatcgaacgattcaaaggattttaatccatcgatcgaacgattttccttcgatcaaaaaaagctgggaaagcctatggggaccttccccataggctaacattgatgctcggtaggttttaggtggcgaagtaggtggtcaaagttttttttaaagagacagtactttgactatcgaatggtcgaataaccgaacgatttttagttcaaatcgttcgattcgaagtcgaagtcgtaggtcgaagtagcctattcgatggttgaagtagtcaaaaaaatactttgaaattcgaagtatttttattctaatccttcactcgagctaagtaaatgtgccccctagccTTTGGCTTTTGCTGGATGCTGGAAACTCTACTTTAACATCTGCTGAAGGGTTGCAGCCTGTAGGTAGGGAATTCCTAATGTGTATCTTGAAAAAATACAGCAATCATTACACAATATTACATGTACTTTGCACATGTATCCCCCAAGATGCCCATTTGATAGTAAGGACAAATGCCCACCCTAATGACTAAATGTATTAATCAATATTCACACTTTCACAAGGGCAAGTTGTATTAAACTATAGATTTCACAAGACAAGATCCTCAGTGAcctcaagtcaagtcaagtcaagtggattttattgtcatttcagccatatacagtaaatacagtacatagtaggaACGGAATgtcgttcctccagaaccccccggtgctatacaacaactctacaACCTACACATTGCATTCCAGTAAAGAGAGATCCTATAGATCCTTAAAGCGGAGGGTCACGACCATGACCATGCCATGACCTGCATATTCTACAGATAAAGGAGATTCTACAAGTGAAGGTGCAGCGCACAGTCAAGTCTGCAGGGGAAGCTACAATGTGCTGCAACATGTGTAGTAGAGAGGTGTAATTTACCGTTGATATTTAGCTGCTGGCTTCCTGTGTatgatgggaactgtagttttTCAGGCGCCGGACAAAAGGTTCTGTGCTGGGCAGTAGCAGAATACAGTATTATAGTGCTGGGAGTGACAGGTGCAGCTTTGTGCCCATCAGATGATTAAGTATTAAAGGGAATAAATTGTACAGAACACTCGCAGAGCTACAGGCAAACGATCAAAGGGgtttaatgaaaagcaattgtatTTCCTACCATTTCTACTGTATGAATAGACATCTCCTGGACTGAACAACGAGGAAAGGCTGATCGTTAATGCCGCCTGGGTTATTAAAGGGACCCCTCCAACCAACCAGCCACAGGCACATTATGGCTACAGGGTCCCCAGGACCCCACAAATCAGCATAAACGAGGATACAGGTGCTGGTAGAGCAGATGAATAATTCATGAACATAAAGGAAGAGCGGTTTCATTGCAGCTCCACAATCACTAGAGATGTTCCCTACAAGCAGGGGCCACTTCCTGTGACATCTTACCTGCTGGGTGATACCACCGGGGAGAGAGGGGTCCCTGACAGCTGAGATCCACTCCTTGGGCTGGAGGATGAGAGAGATGTGTGgcagagagaggaggaggaggagagaggatGCAAGGGGAGGCGGAATACAAGCAGCAAGCCAACCTCTACACGAGACACCAGAGGGGAGGGGGGTGTGAATGAGAGAAGTGGAGCCCTGGATTGTAATAAAGGGGTGTGAGCGCTGCTTCTTACACATGGGTGGCAATGCACACAGGGGAGGTATCATCCAGTGCTCAACATTATATTCTATTATTACTAAATACACTATTGCATCATTTCATTTattagtgtatgtgtatatacctATAGATTAGAATGTGATCAAGTAATTATATACATCATTATATATATCACAGATGTCAACCTGTGGCTTTACAGCCAAAGCCTTTTGGGGGCATAGTGGCAAAAATAGTTCCATCTGGGGGGTTATAGGGGTGGTTACAGCCTTAATGCAATTgcagtggcgtaattagatgttacagggccccacagcaaattcattttagggcatccaacatatacagaggttgtcctgttttactaatatatgttatatatctcctgggccccctgcagccgcagggtctgcttcctctgtagttatgcccagGGGCGATGCTGACCCCTCTGTCACCCCCCTTCTCCCACGTGAGCTCACGTTTTTGCACCGGAGCGGTTCAGGGGGATCCACGAGGCGGCGGAaagggccaggacgctagcgtagagagcataattgtgctctctgcgctatAAGAGACGACTTTCCAGGTTTGAAAACGGGAAATTCGcatcttaaagtaccaggagcgccATTTCTGCTTCCCCTGGTACCTAGcagggcgctgccgcctgagatgAGTTTGTCgacttgcctcattggcgcatCGCCCCTGGTTACACCCCTGCGCAATTCCcaggcctaaaggtggccatacacaggcagataaagccagggtcggactgggccagtcggggcccaccgggttgtgaacctcgggggccccgtgcgcatgcgcaagaactaGTGCGCATGCTCGAACGTCAGGCCCAACGTGCGCATGTGCAAACGTCAGGTCCaacgcgcgcatgcgcaacatctCCGGAAAACTTTTATTGCTGTCcgggggccaatctaggaccgggactgggccggcgggggcccaccgggttttttcccggtttcccgccagcccagtccgacactggataaagctgccgatatcggtcgtttggaccaatttgacagcttatctgcccgtgtatgggggcttccgacgggtcttcccgatcgatatctggccacaatatcgatcaggaaggtttgatttttaactgaccgacccgtcggagccccttggcgcatcatAATTAGATtgttcagccatacggccgaacgttcaaattacccccgatatagccatgccgttagtggcatttcggggaaagattcgctcatttggcgatgtcgccaaacgagcggatctttgagtctatggccagcttaacatctCTGGCGCTGGTCCTGTGACCTTGGAGAATGATATTACAATTATGAAACCcgaccaaccaaaaaaaaaaataaacattcctCAATAAGGAATGAGTTCAGTTCTGCTACACCGCGCAGTTACACAGAAACCAGTTTAGTCTGCAGAACGCACCAGAACTCGCTGCTGTCCAGCCGGTCCGTGTGTGTATTTAAAAGTTACCAAGGGATGAGACAGCAAAGAGAATTGTTGTCGGCAGCCAAGGGGTTTCGGGTGTATGGGAGCGAGAGAAAGTCAGTACTACTGTACAGAAGTCATCAGTTCAAGTTCATTTTTACACAGGCAAAATCTGCAGCCTCAGACAATCTGCCATTTGTCCTTATCAGCTAAGATGGAAAATGCTCAGTTTGACCCAATAAAGAGGCCTGAGCTCCAGCGACCTTACACACAGACTGCCAACATAAGCACATGGCACAGGGGGATGGCACCCTCTGCTGCTAAAGACAggacttgcatatatatatatttaattgaattattaaagggttggttcacctttaaattaacttttagtatgttatcgaattgcttattctaagcaacttttccgttggtattcattatttatcttgtatagttttttgaattacttgccttcttcatactatttccagctttcaaataagggtcactgaccccatctaaacaacaaatgctctgtaaggctacacgtttattgttattgctactttgtattactcgcctttctattcagtcctctcctattcatattccagtctcttatacaaatcaatgcatggttgctagggtagtttggtccctagcaaccagatggctgaaattgtctcagaatatcactctctacatgatactaaaagttaatttaaaggttaacaacccctttaagggatttgTAAAACAGTGAGTGGTGGTTTCAGGTCAAGAGTTTCTTGTTGGACTATACATTTCTGCAGTTCCGAACAGCAAAGGGCTGCATGTTTGGCATTTTCTATGGCACCAAAGCATTTTTACTCTCCTTTTAGCTCAGGTGGGAAACATTCCTATATTTTGTCTGTTTCCCATGCATATATTGGTGGTCCCTGTAGTGCAAGTGTtatatcactaaggggcagaagaGTGCCACAAATCAATGCTGGTAGGTGCTtccttataaaacatttttagataaatagtttaaaaaagtggtccccaaccagtagctcgtgagtaacatgttgctctccaaccccttggatgttgctcccagtggtctcaaagcaggagattatttttgaattccaggcttggaggtaagttttggttggataaaaaccaggtgtacggccaaacagagtctcaatgttggttgacattcaacataggggctaccaaatgtccaatcacagcacttggcaccccaagaacagtttTCCTGCTAAAACATACCTAATTTGTCCTAGCCAGTACCCCACAGATAGCACATATTAAAGCTACAGGGATTTGACTATACAAGGCTTCcatactgcatacctcccaaaatttgttttacaaaatttggcaggttataaaagtttgaaaatatttctccttatctaaactgtgtttttgtgtctcaaaattgttacaaagtatcttatttgcacctgttagctgttctgggctctctgctaaaagccaattaagtgagaaactttgtttctttttctggctgttcagtgcagagaaaagagggactttccagtacaaatgagggacctcaggttgagctgtcaaaagagggactgtccctccgaaaaagggacagttgggaggtatgtatactGGAGTCAAGCTATCAGACCATTTATTTCAACGCACACAGTCAAGTTATCAGACTATGCTTTTAGCAATAGCAAATGACATTTCTCGTGAATTCCACCACCAGAGTGCgatttgcaatatttggcgaagcgtcGCGGTAAATTTCAACAGTGAAATTTCACCGAACTAAGTGGATTGAGTAAGGTGTTGTTGTACTTAGTGGatctagtggtggaatgcacgggaAATGTGTTGCTAAAAGCATCGTCTGATAACTTGACTGTGTGTGTAGAAATAAATGGTCTGATAGCTTGACTCCAGTGCTTCCATACtgtggaactagggttgccacctggccggtattttagtgGCCTGGCCAggaaaaatgatgcttgatgccaatgttattaatagggaaaaaacaccaTTAATATAGGATGGCCTGGCAACCGAAACTGTTTCATTACTGTAGATAAGATAAAGGGcgctttctaaaaaaaatatataaattattaggaAATTTGTGACCATGGAAATCAGAAAATGCCACATAATTGCACTTAGGCCGTAATGAAATAACTAGCGCAACGTTTAATACAGATCTAGCTAACTTCCGGTGACTTCCTGTAGCAGGAGTACCAAGATGGCGCTGGAACGCATGCGGCGCTTCCTTTTTATGTCAAACGGAGGACCCGCCTCCCTTAAACTCATCCCTCAGAGACGTCATCTCCCTCTTTCCCACCGGCCTTCTGTAGAGGAAGCACGCGTTGTTTCGCGGCGCACGGTCTTAGGTGAAATAAAGTGATATAAAGTACAATCAGCCAGGTAAGGCCGGTGTATAACGTGACAGGAAGTGCTCTTATGTGGAAGCACGTGGGGAATCTGGGCGTGAGGCTGAATTATCCTCACTTTGCTGCTGTTACAGGGCTGACTATAATAAGTATTGGGTCTAATACACAGGCTGAAATCATTGTATCCCAGGCACAGCCATGTTTTTATGATCCATTGGCAGCAATGTAAACCCTGTGGCTCGTGAGTAAGAGTAACAATTAGGGTTAACCCCCTCCCCCATTAATACCAGCCACATATTGAATCTACATTCTGCAGGGATATTCCATTAACTTccatgcatgctgcagactgaactgattgaTGTACAGCCATGCACTATGAATCTAAATTCATTTCTAACGAACCGTGCAGGACTTAGATTCAATTAAAGGGGTGTGGTGGCAACCTTAGGGGTTTCCAGTccaattgggctactaatttaaagcccaggtgggttttgcaaatacaaactagccaaggtacgggaTTGAGCTACTTTTTGGGCCTGTGGTTAGttctttggaaaccagccaaagttttttacTTACCCTAATGAGccaagccttatattgtgacatttctattctatgtgtactgtatattgtgagtggctccctaagctcagtaagtgacagcagcacagagcatgtgaatcagtgaatcagcagaaaagaagatggggagctactggggcatctttggagacacagatctttactgctaaacggctgtggttgaagcacaaaacatcatgtacaacatttcttcctacttctttagttctcctttaaaatgactaTTGTGCTCTCTAGCTGGTGTCACACTTCATAATAAGGACAAGTGGACATAATTAGGATATAATCCTTTTGAAGAACATTTAGACAAACGTTGACAATCTTAAGATTTCTGTAGCAGCACCAACACTTTCACATTTAGGGATTTtacttagggatgcactgaatccttcgGCTGAAtagcgaaccgaatcctaatttgcatatgcaaattagggttgggaaaacatttacttgttttgtgatagtcacacaatttcccacccctaatttacatatgcaaatttggtttagGTTCATCcgaatccggctgaaaaaggcagatttccgaaccgaatcctggattcagtgcatccctactaacatTAAGATGATATTTTGCTCTATGTTTATAGATGGTGTTGCATTAACACAGCCTGTTACACTGAGCATTGTATTTGTTGGCTCGTGTTCCTCCTTGTTTGCTCATCAGAGAGGTGATATGAGGCAAAGTTGTTTAGATCACTGCGCTCTTGCTCAAGAGACAGGCTGATCTTTGCTGTGGGATTAAACTGATGAGCAGACGCAAGTTGCTACATTACTGGGAAATATAATATCCTCCCCGTGACCTTCGGGAGCTCTGTGGGTTTTTGTTTGCGTCCAGACCTGGAAAAATACCGAGAATAGAATTAATAAGGTCTTCAAAAGTTACTGAAATAGACCAGACTGCTGATTTTAACTGAAACTCTATAATGTTGTTTCCTTTCTGCTCAGGATGCGTTACGTAGCCGCTTATCTTCTGGCAGTCCTTGGGGGCTCTGAATGTCCGACCATTGCTGACCTGACAAAGATCCTCAACAGTGTTGGTATAGAAACCGATCAACAGCGTGCAGAGAAGGTGGGTACTTACTATCAATAAAACACTGTTTATTTTCTTAGGctggaactagtgatgtgcgggtcagggttttcctaacccacacccgaccctaacccaccctgctgCCGCCCACCCACACCCGCGCTTCCGGGggccttttatagacccgcgcccaccGCCCTgttgatgacgtcacaaaaggggcggggcgagcagacgcaagactctaaaaccggaagtcggatgccggcatttgaccGCAAgaagcagtgcgaggtcgacccgaacccacccgacgggtatcgggtcggcccgcacatcactagctggAACgtcttttagggaaaaaaaaggttatttcccCCCAACTTAGGGCCTCTGATATTGTTGAACTAAAACACCCAGAGtattggaggatgctgggagttttagttcagcagaCATAAAGGTAAGAATCACTGCAGTAAAGTAGACATAACCTATAAAGGCTCTAATAACGTAGGCTTTATAATCTGCCCAGAACAGTTGTGCAGGTATATATAATCCAACAAACGCAAAGGATTGATAGAAGGCTGGAAAAGCTTGAAACGTCGCTTaacttgaggcacgaataaagcaacaattttttcaccataatcagagtgctgctgaagtattttcttagttacaggtataggacctgttatccagaatgctcaggaccaggggttttccagaaaacagatctttccgtaatttggatcttcatacctcaagtctgctagaaaatcatgtaaacatgaaataaacccaataggctggttttgtctccaataaggattaattatatcttagttgggatcaagtacaagatactgttttattattacacagaaaaatggaatagtttttttttaaaaaatgtatttgatttaattataatggagtcggggttttccagataacggatctttccataatttggatctgcatacattaagtctactagaaaatcatttaaacaataaataaacccaataggcttggttttgcctccaataaggattgattatatcttagttgggatcaagtacaagctactgttttgttacaggtatgggacctgttatccagaattcttggaacctgggggttacggataagggatccttccataatttggatcttcataccttaagtctgctagaaaatcatataaacatgaaataaagccaatagtctggttttgcttccaataaggattaattatatcttagttgggatcaagtacaagcgactgttttattattacacagaaaaattgaatcgtttttaaaaatgtttattctgtttaattataatggagtctatgggagatgaccttcccgaaattcagagctttctggataactggtttctggataatggatcccatacctgtattagtccTAACATTTGCTCCAAACCCAAAatactgttgttgtttttttaaaacaaaaacagaattttattgttaactataggaaaactataccccccgaacaatgtaggtctttctaaaaaatatattgccaATATTTGATATGAATTTAagtgttgcttaagtattaattttgggggtatagttttccttttaattcaATGTCTGCAATAGTtgactttttgtttgtttatttacataGGTTGTTGGTGAACTGAAGGGCAAAAGCATTGATGAGGTTATTGCCCAAGGTAAGTCATTGGAAACTTCTTTTTTGACCCGGTTTAGTTGGTATTTTGGTATTTCAGTGTTCTACATCGTTATTACATCTTTATTAGGTTTCCGTCCATATAGATGAGTGGAGCAAGCATAGCCATTTATTGAACTGGAGCCAACAGTCGGCACTTAGGCTGGTTTTCTTACACTGGCTAAAGGGGCTGCTAAAATAACAGCagagattaaaggaccagtaacataaaaacatttttttaaaaaattagtttttccttcgctaaaaaaaccaccaagacactttaaattcgctaagtctttattaagaaataacttactgattctccgcttgcgctcctcttcagagatGGCGATAGGGCGACGATCCaccgtgcggcgctcgatttctcctccctggctatctcctattgGAGGCAGGGAgtagaaatcgagtgctgcacgatggatggtcgccctgtcgatgtttctgaagaggagaatcggtaagttatttcttaataatgactttacgaatttaaagttaaatgatttttttttcgttatgtagaaacaaatttttttaggtTAAGATGTGCCACTAACTGGATAACACACTTATCTCCAGgttattttaaaggaaactaAAGACGAAGGGAAAATGTTTTCATCCTGTGCTGAAATAACTATAACTATGGAACGGTCCATCCTAATACCCACTGGTTGTGATGTACCTGTTGGGTTTCGCTTGTGGACCAAATCAATCAGAGAAGCTTTTTTTATAAAGGAGATTTATTCTATTGGATCTCCTGGTTTTAGTTTCTCTGGACAATCCCAGCTTGTCATAATAGTCTATTCAGCATAAAGCCTGCTTTTTAACCCTTCTGTGActactgcattttatttattttaaaaaaatgggtgtTCTAGACATTACCTTAATTTTCAGTCCAATGGCATAGTCTCATATGGAATATGTTAGGGAATCACGGAATTCAGCATTTGGTTCTGCTAAGATTTCAGCTGATTATTCAGCTGAATAAGTGCATGGCTGAACCTAATCATGTCGCTTTTCGGCACACAAAcaatgaagtagggatgcactgaatccactattttggattcggccgaatccttcgcgaaagatttggccgaatatgcatatgcaaattagaggtggaaaggggaaaacttttacttccttgttttgtgacagtcatgcgatttccctccccaaccctaatttgcatatgcaaatttggattcggttcagccggggcagaaggattcggccgaatcctggattctgtgcatccctacattgAAGTCAAAAAATGTTTAACCACGTGCTCTGTGCTTGGTTTtattttcctaatttgcatatgtatgtgCATAAatagtttggatttggttcggtattccgccggatctttcacaaaggattggggATTCGTGTATCCCGAGTTTAGTATCAAGATTGTTTTTTGAGGGGGAAGGGAGGTTTTGCTATTTCATCTTGCCTGTCTTGCAATCTTGCCTGTcttcacactgggcgttttggggaggtttggtcgcctgacgactaatcgcctcgtttttgcagcgaccaatctccccaaacgccttccctgttcctgcgccggctaaaatgaaaaaatgccggcgctaatcacacgcggcagttcgttttccgaagtcgcccgaagttgcctcacgaggaaacttcgggcgacttcggaaaacgaatcgccgcgtgtgattagcgccggtgtttttccattttagctggaacagggaaggcgtttggggagcttggtcgccaggtgaccaaatctccccaaacgccctGTGCGAACTTACCTTAAAAGAGGATCAATTAATGGAAAACCACAAGCTTCTTCAATAAGTTAAGAGAACCCTGGAATCCTgtatacttttaataaatattgaaacagGCAGTGTAGGAGCCAGAATGTAGCACTGATAGGAAGTTATATTACAATTAAATGCAGGcgatgctcaactataactcaccgCTTGTTGTAGCGGCAGAtgcaagctgctggtccccctgcCTTTTTTTCAAGGCCTTTAGATGATAGCCAGGGTAAAGCAATGACCTGTTAAACTATTTTCAAGGAATCCCAATGGACAGAGCTGAAATATTTCTTCCTGGCAGTGTTGGTTGCTGGCGCTTTGCTTCCCTGCTCCCATTTAACCCCTTGTACAGAATGATGGGAAAAGTCAAGGAGGGCTTGTTGTTCTCTGGAGTCACTGTGCAAATGATCCCTGAATTCTAAGTATTGTATGTTGTACTTGTGTTACTACATGGGACTTGTTTTTCATTTGCACGTTTTTGTGAATCATGCTGGTAGGGTTTGTTATGGTATGTATCAATGGCATTAGCTCTTAGATTTATATGTACACTCGGCAGATTCTGCGTTGGGTGTAATAGATGAATGTGATTAACTGATCATCTTTATCTTTCTAGGTAACAGCAAATTAGCCAGCATGCCATCTGGAGGTGCTGTAGCTGCTGCC
This window contains:
- the rplp2.S gene encoding ribosomal protein lateral stalk subunit P2 S homeolog: MRYVAAYLLAVLGGSECPTIADLTKILNSVGIETDQQRAEKVVGELKGKSIDEVIAQGNSKLASMPSGGAVAAAAGGGSAAPAAGGSAAPAEEKKEEKKEESEESDDDMGFGLFD